One segment of Rosa chinensis cultivar Old Blush chromosome 6, RchiOBHm-V2, whole genome shotgun sequence DNA contains the following:
- the LOC112171773 gene encoding lachrymatory-factor synthase, whose protein sequence is MEEQAQPKWRGKSSAEVNGHAAQEVWPLLADFCNLHKVFPKVETCYQLEGIAGQTGLVRYCAGFASNRDESTIKWAKERLLMIDPIKRCLSYEVIDSNMGFKSYVAIMHVVPINDDGSMIEWSFVCDPTEGRKMEDVQSFGESSLQSIAKKIEHVLTI, encoded by the coding sequence ATGGAAGAACAGGCACAGCCCAAATGGCGAGGCAAGTCCTCTGCTGAGGTGAATGGCCATGCAGCACAAGAGGTGTGGCCTCTCTTGGCTGATTTCTGCAACCTACACAAAGTATTCCCCAAAGTCGAGACATGTTACCAACTAGAGGGAATCGCCGGCCAAACTGGTCTAGTTCGATACTGCGCCGGATTTGCGAGCAATCGTGACGAGTCGACCATCAAGTGGGCCAAAGAGAGGCTACTGATGATCGACCCAATCAAACGGTGCTTAAGCTACGAGGTCATTGATAGTAACATGGGGTTTAAGTCATACGTAGCAATAATGCATGTAGTCCCGATAAACGACGATGGTTCCATGATCGAGTGGTCATTTGTTTGTGATCCGACCGAGGGCAGGAAAATGGAAGACGTTCAATCCTTTGGTGAATCTTCTCTTCAATCTATAGCAAAGAAGATCGAGCATGTTCTTACCATTTGA
- the LOC112168860 gene encoding lachrymatory-factor synthase, with translation MGSEGQAQPKWEGKTSAELKSSPAQQVWPFLADFCNLQEVLPGLETCYQVEGVPGQPGLIRYCAGSATDNDETTVKWAKEKLTAIDPIKRCFSYEIVESNMGFKSYVGTIQVVPVVNDDEGCMIEWSFVCDPIEGWRLEDFQSYLESSLQGMAKKIEDALLSSTSATV, from the coding sequence ATGGGATCAGAAGGTCAAGCACAGCCGAAATGGGAAGGCAAAACCTCAGCCGAGCTCAAAAGCTCACCAGCACAACAGGTCTGGCCTTTCCTAGCCGATTTCTGCAACTTACAAGAAGTCTTACCAGGCCTTGAAACTTGCTACCAAGTCGAGGGAGTCCCCGGTCAGCCGGGCCTGATCCGCTACTGCGCCGGATCGGCTACCGATAACGACGAGACCACCGTTAAGTGGGCCAAAGAGAAGCTGACCGCGATTGATCCGATCAAACGGTGCTTCAGCTACGAGATCGTTGAGAGTAACATGGGGTTCAAGTCGTATGTTGGAACCATACAAGTGGTTCCGGTGGTAAACGACGATGAAGGGTGCATGATCGAGTGGTCGTTTGTTTGTGATCCGATCGAAGGGTGGCGATTGGAGGACTTCCAGTCTTATTTGGAGTCTTCTCTACAAGGGATGGCAAAGAAGATTGAGGATGCTCTTCTGTCTAGTACTAGTGCTACCGTGTGA